The following are encoded in a window of Mycolicibacterium tusciae JS617 genomic DNA:
- a CDS encoding VOC family protein, which yields MPPQLHHVVMRSHSAQTFVAFLTDVVGMEVQFQMRVPGEILEKTLGWPPSDGADVTMLGTGDAGLVEVLDVPPHLREIAPEGLAALSFLTDDFGGVREKATSFADDVTALDTGIPGVDLFFCTLGGVPMEFMGAYAPEANSGTSEATNS from the coding sequence GTGCCACCTCAACTGCATCACGTGGTGATGCGCAGTCATTCGGCGCAGACGTTCGTCGCGTTCCTCACCGATGTCGTCGGGATGGAGGTTCAGTTCCAGATGCGCGTGCCGGGGGAGATCCTGGAGAAGACGCTTGGCTGGCCGCCGTCCGACGGAGCCGATGTCACCATGCTCGGTACCGGCGACGCGGGCCTGGTCGAAGTGCTCGACGTTCCGCCACACCTGCGCGAAATCGCGCCCGAGGGCCTTGCCGCGCTGTCGTTTCTCACCGACGACTTCGGGGGCGTGCGCGAGAAGGCCACGTCGTTCGCCGACGATGTCACCGCACTGGACACGGGCATTCCGGGCGTCGACCTGTTCTTCTGCACCTTGGGCGGCGTCCCCATGGAGTTCATGGGCGCCTATGCGCCAGAAGCGAACTCCGGCACCAGTGAGGCCACGAACTCCTGA